In Oscillatoria sp. FACHB-1406, the genomic window CTCAGATTAACCCCCTTCTGAAAACGAGCAGAGTGTCACTAATGAAAGAGAACGCCCGTAAAGACCAAAAACAACTCTTGTTAGTTGATGATGACCCTAACTTGATTTTGTTGGTTAAGGATTATTTAGAGTTTCGAGGTTACGAAGTATTAACCGCAGAGAACGGTAGAGAAGCGCTTGAGGTTCTCGAACATCAAGTTCCGGATATGATTATCTGCGACGTGATGATGCCTGAAATGGATGGGTATACGCTTGTCGAACAGATTCGGCAAGATTCTAAAGTCAGTTGGATTCCAGTTTTATTTCTCTCGGCAAAAGGGCAAAGTCAAGATCGGGTAAAGGGTTTGAGTACGGGTGCAGATGTTTATATGGTTAAGCCCTTTGAACCGGAAGAATTGGTGGCTCAGGTTGAATCTTCCTTGAAGCAAGCCAATCGCTTGATCCGTCACAGTAAGGGAGTTGAAGTCGGTCATAAGATTAAGGTGCCGGAGAATGTGGAGTTAACGCCTACCGAACGGAAAGTCGTTCAGCTTGTCGCTCAGGGATTAGCAAATCGAGATATTGCGATTAAGCTGGAAGTCAGTCAGCGCACGGTGGAAAGTCACGTCTCGAATATGCTCAATAAAACCAGTTTGCACAACCGAACGGAATTAGCGCGTTGGGCGATTGAAAGTAATATGGCTTAGTGGCACGCTTGGTATTGGCAGGCGATCGCGTGTTAAAATAAGGAGCCGCTATCTGGAAAATAAGTCTATAGGGCGGCTTATTGTTCAACAGGCTGGTATAGCTCAATTGGTAGAGCACCCCACTTGTAATGGGAAGGTTGCGGGTTCAAGTCCCACTACCAGCTTATCGAGACTAAGCAAGGTTTTCCTCGCTGTAAACATCAGTATTACAAGAAACGGCTGAGATCGAATTCTTCGTCGCTTGATTTTTCGGTGGGGAAGCGATCGCGCGCTAAGATCGACAGGATGCGATCGCTATAATCGATCGCACCGCGCAATTCTTCTGCAAGCAGTTCTAATCCGCCGTTAGCATATTCTTCAAAAATGCTAACCCGCTGCGCTTCGGCGCTCGAGTCGAAACTAGAGAGAATCGTAGGGTTTTGCGTTTGAGCGATCGCGAGCAGTTCGATCGCGGGATAATGACCCCGAGAGATGAAAACATCGAGGCTAATCGGCCCGGGTTCCTGAGATAAGGTAGAATCTAGCGGCGTTCTCTTGCGATGGTGAAATCCCCAAACCGCTGCAAATGCGATCGCATCGGCATAAGTTTGAAAAGGCCCCGTTTTCTCTGGAGAATCTACTAAAGCTTGGACAAATTCGGCTTTATCTTTAGCAATGCGAATTCGACTGGAAGCCACAATTTAATGGATAATGGATAATGGATAATTGATAATGAATGAATGGCACTGAAATAAGAGTTGAAAAATCGCCCAAACATTGATATTTCGTAGGATGGGCAGCGCCCACCAGCCTTAAGTCAGTGCCATTCGATAATGAATAATTAATTATAAACGCCTAATGTGAATTAGAAGCCAGAAAGATTCTCTTACTGTTCTTTCTCCCTTCGCCCACCGATTGGGAGAGGGAAATCAAGACTGTTGGATAATGGACATCAGACGTTAATTATAAATGAAATTGTTTGGGAGGTCGAAAACAGCCGCTCAACTTTTTCAGTGCTTTACCCCGACTCGGAGGGGAAAACGATACAATGAGAGAAATTAACATTTCTTAACGATCTAGTCTACTATGTCTGCAACTGCGATCGCCCAGCCATCCTCATTTCCGGGAATTTTCTGGCAATGGCGAGGGCATTCCATATACTACGTTGCCGCTGGTTGCCCGCAACCCAACCGCCCGCCCCTGCTTCTCGTGCATGGATTTGGGGCATCGACCGATCATTGGCGTAAAAACATCGCAGAATTGCAAGCGGATTTTGCGGTTTACGCGATCGACTTATTGGGGTTCGGACGTTCGGCAAAACCCAACTTGGAGTATAGCGGCAAGTTGTGGAGCGAGCAACTCCGCGACTTTATCCAAGAGGTTATCGAGCAACCCGCTGTCATTGCTGGTAATTCCATCGGCGGTTACGTGGCGCTGTGTACGGGCGCGAACTATCCCGAAACGACAGCAGGAGTCGTACTCCTTAACAGTGCCGGTCCCTTTACCGAAGTCACCGAAACGGTTAAGGAAACGGTCTTTCAGGAATTTATTAAGAACGGAATGCGATCGCTGCTGCTGCAACCTTGGGCAAATTTCTTGCTCTTTCAATACGTGCGCCAGCGCTGGGTCATTCGTCAAACCTTAGAGAAAGTGTACCGCGATCGCAGTGCCGTGAGCGATCGCCTGGTTGAAGAAATTTATCGTCCTTCCTGCGATGAAGGCGCGGCGCAAGTCTTCGCCTCCGTCTTCAAGAGTCCGCGCGGCGAAATGAACGACGCTTTGCTGGCAAAACTGCAAGCCCCTCTGTTGCTGCTGTGGGGCGATGCCGATCCTTGGATGAACGCCAGACTGCGCAGTCCCAAGTTTCGGCAACATTACCCAGCCCTAAGCGAGTATTTCTTGCAAGCGGGACATTGCCCCCACGACGAAGTACCGCAACAAGTGAACGCCTTAATTCGCGAATGGGTATCGAACCTCTAAAGTTGCAGTGTAGCTCTTTGTCACATTTGTTGTAATATTTGGGTAAGTTAGAATTAGAGAAATTAAACTGCTGGCGATCGCGGATTTTTTTCAGACCATGCCAGCAGTCTTCAGTTCGTTAGGGTGGCACAGTAATTGGGGCGCAATCTACTCCTGCATCAACCGACTCAATTCTGACACCAAGACCCATGAATACTTCCCACCAGAGCAATCTTTTTGTTCCGCACCCGCGCAACAGTTTGTCTCTCGTTACTCTACTCCTGGCAGTAAGTACGGCTGCACCCGCTTATTCTCAGTCTATCGTCGCCGCACCGGATGGTACGGGAACGCTTGTTACGATTGAAGGCGATCGATTTAACATCGGCGGCGGTACGCGATCGGGAGATGGAAGCAATTTATTTCAAAGTTTCGCTCAATTCGGTCTCAGCACTAACCAAATTGCGAACTTTCTCACCACCCCTCAAATTCAAAATATTCTCGCTCGCGTTGTCGGTAACGATCCTTCTGTTATCAATGGCTTAATTCAAGTTACGGGGGGCAATTCTAACCTGTACTTAATGAATCCTGCCGGGATTATTTTTGGGAACGGGGCGAGTTTGAATGTTGGGGGAGATTTTTTCGCAACAACGGCAACAGGAATTGGTTTTGGGGAGAATCGTTGGTTTAATGCCTTTGGTGACAATAACTACGCAACGCTAACGGGAAATCCGACTCAATTTGCTTTCGATCTTTCACATCCCAGCGCAATTGTCAATGCTGGAAACTTAAACGTTAGCGACGGACAAAACGTAACGCTCCTCGCGGGGCAGGTTATTAATACGGGGAGTATAACTGCACCGAATGGTAATATTGCGATCGCGGCAGTTCCGGGCAGCAGTTTAATCAAAATTTCCCAACCCGGTAGCTTATTGAGCTTAGAAGTCGCCCCTCCGCGCGATTCCAACGGCGCAATTTTGCCCTTTTCTGCCCGCGATTTACCCCAATTGCTTGCGGCTGCCAACGGAGAAACGGGGTTAGTTGTGGATGCGAACAGGCGCGTTTATACCGCCGGAGGAACAGAGATTCCCCCAGAAGTTGGAACCGCGATCTCGACTGGAACTTTGAGCGTCGCCCCCTCAGTCTCTCAGCCCCTTGTTCCCTCACAAATTGCCGTTATTGGCGATCGCGTCGGCATCGTCGATAATGCTACAATCCTTGCACCCAGCGGCAACATTCGCATCGGTGGCGATTACCAAGGGCGCGGCAATATTCCCAATGCAAAGATAGCGCTCGTGGGGAGAAATGCAACGATTAACGCCGATGCGGGAACGGAAGGAAATGGCGGACGAGTTATCGTTTGGGCGGACGACAAAACAGCATTTTTCGGCACGGTTAACGCTCGAGGCGGTAGCAGTTCTGGTAATGGGGGATTTGTCGAGATTTCGGGTAAAAATAACCTGATTTTTGATGGCAATGCTGACGTGAGTGCAGTGGGCGGAATGAACGGAACAATCTTATTCGATCCGAGAGATATTATTGTTGTATCGGGGGCAAGTGCTGTCGATGATAATCAACTGAATGATTCGCAGATTTTAGCCGGAGATGGCGGCAATGCTGACTTTACAATTAGCGATACTAAACTAAGAAGTATTGTAGGCGGAACGATTATTCTGAAAGCCAATCGCGATATTACTTTTAATTCGGGGTTGGATTTGGGGAATACAGCAGCTAATGCTTTAAAAGCTAATCTCGATTTACAAGCAAGTCAAGATATTAACATTAATAGCGAGCTTGCCTTTACCGGGAATTTTGGATTAACGGCTAATGCGGGACGCAATATTAATACAACAGCATTTTTAAGAACGAATCAAGCCGGAACGGGAAATTTAGACTTAACCGCAGCGGGCGATATTACCGCTCGCTTAATGAGTACAGGAGGTTCGATAAACTTAGTGAGTACCGGCGGCAGTATTAATATTATCAACGCAGGAATTAGTACGAACAATGCTCAAACGGGAAGCGTTAACTTAACGGCGGCGGTAGATATCAATACTCACGGCATTACAGCGGGTGGAGGAATTGTTTTAAGCAGTACCGGAACCAATGGCAATATTAATGTGAAAGGACGCATCGATACGCCATTTAATGGGACGACGGGCGTGCAAATTGAAGCGGGAAATACCATTGATTTAAACGATACAAGTTTGGGAGCAATTGAGGTTATTGGATCGGGGGGCGCAATATCGGTAACGAGTCGTAATGGCAATATTATCGCTCGCCAGAATATCCAATCTAATCGCGGGAATATTGCCCTAAGCGCTGCTACGAGCTTAGATGTACAAGAAATCCAAACTTCTGGGGGCGATATCAACTTGAGTGGAGGTAATATTCTTGCGAATGAAGGAGTATTCGCATTCCGAACTAATCCTCTCGATCCGAATGCTACGGGTGCTGTCACCTTACAATCTGTTAACAATATCGACGCACAGAATATTAATGCTGAGGGAACGGTAACATTGAATAGCAGTCAGGGTAACATTATCGTTCGCGATACAATTGATGCCCGCGAAGATACTGCCGCAGGAGTGAATATTAATGCGGCGAAAGATGTGCGAGTTGAGACGATTTTAGCGGGCGGAAATGTCAATATTGGCAGTACAACGGGTAATGTCATTATTGGCGAAAATACGGGCAGTACGAACGAGATTAGAAGTTCTTCCCGCGTTGATGGCGGTACGCCGGGACGGGTTGCGATCGCGGCTTATAACGGTACGGTAACGCTCAACGGCTTAATTCGCGCGGGCAAAGCGCAAAAAACTGGAGACAGTCATATTGACATTGCCGCCTCCCGTTTTGTCGCGATTAATCCCGGCACTGGGCAATTACTCGATACGGTAGATAGTAACAGTTCGACGACAGTAACGCGCCCGACCAGCTTGTTTGCTTTTCCCGCCAACGTGACTTTTATTGGCAACGTGAATATCAACAGTGGGAATGTGAGTAATATTACTCCGGGATTAGCGAGGATTGTGTTTAGCGATAACTTGCAAAATCCCACCGCGACGAATTCATCTTCGATTGTTACTGGAAGCGGGGCGGAAGTGATTCGGATTGTACTACCGCGATCGCAAAATTTTGCCGTCGGTTCTGCCTTCGATCCCAATAACCCCAACCTTAGCGGTACGGCGGGTAGTATTAACCTCGCTGTCGCCGGAATTCCGCCAACACTGACGGTACTGCTAGAGAATGCCTCCTTTACGCCCCCCGACATTCTACGGCAACCTGTCACCCAACCGCCCAACGGGGATCCTCCGACAGGCCGAAATCCAAACCCGCCAGAACCGCCGTCCCCCCTTCCTCCCGATCCGACTGCGTTTAATACAGCCCTTAGCAGTCAAGGCGTAGAAAGAAGCGGAACCCCTCAATCGACTTGCGTGGGAGTGGAACGGGAGGAACGCGAGGGTGCATTAACGCCCGAGGAACGCTGCGAACAACCCGAACAGAAGGATAAACCAATCCTGGATACCAGCGCTGTTACGCCGCAACCCGAGCGCGATCGCTGACTATACCTTAACTTTAGGAAGAAGCGATCCAAAACTCGAGATGATAAGATCGCGATCGCAAGCCCTTGTGCTGACATTCACAACTTTTTCATACTTAGATCGCGATCCGCAAAAGCTAAAGACGGGATACTCAACTTGTCAGAAGTTCCCCCGTTTAGGCCCAAAGTTCATGTTATTCCCTAACCTTTCTCTGCAATCCTCCCCTCAGTCTGCAATCCCCGTTAGTTCCCCCAAGCTTGCCCTAGCGAGCGTTTCCAGCGGCAAAGCTAATTCTTCGGAGAAAGAAAATTCTCCCATGCACGAACTCCTCAGAGCGATCGCAACTGGCAAATTACAAGTGATTGTTTAATGAAGAGTGAATGGTGAAGAGTAAATTGATGAATGGTCAATAATTAATTTTTCTAGCCCTTATGACTCAGCGACAAAATTGGAATCCAGGTCGTTTCTTAAAAACGGTAACTTTTTTCGAGCTATTTCCCTTCCTCAATTTAATTCCCTGCCTTAAAACAATGATTCTCGGACGACAGCCACAACCCACCTCTCCCTTTAGCAACAGTCGAGTAGGTACGATTTTAGTTGTTGGAGAAACGGAAGAACTAAACGCGCAAATTGTCAAGCATTTACGAGCCAAAAATTATCCCGTGCGGGTTTTAACAAGCGAATTAGCTGGTATCGAATCGAGGGCAAATTCTGAGGCAGAATATTATCGAGGAAGCCTGCAAGATAAAGCGAGTTTCAGTGCGGAACTCATGGCGGGCGTACAAACGATGATTGCTAGTTCCGTCGATGCGTCAGCGATGGATAACCTCGTGCAAGTTGCCACGCGATCGCTCGGAACCGATCCAACAACAACAACCCTGTTTGACTTTCGTCAACCCACTGCCGATTTAGCAGCAATTTGGGGCGCAGTCGATGATGTCGTTATGGGTGGCGTGAGCGAAAGTAATTTGCGATTTGTAAATGATTGTGCTGTATTTGCCGGTAATGTTTCTGTTGCCAACTCAGGCGGATTTGCTTCCGTGCGAAATCGTAATTTTTCGCCACCCTTAGATTTATCGAGTTATGAAGGGATTCAGTTGCGAGTAAAAGGCGACGGTCAGCGCTATAAATTTATTTTACGGTGCGAAGGGAAATGGGATGGGGTAAGCTATTGCTATTCATTTAATACAGCCCCTAACAATTGGATTGATGTCCGGATTCCCTTCGACGAACTGATTCCGACGTTTCGCGCCAAAACGGTGAATGATGCGCCGAAGTTTGATTCCAGTAAGACTTATTCTATGCAGTTGATGTTGAGTAAGTTTGAGTACGATGGCAACTTAAATCCTCGGTTTGTGCCGGGAGTGTTTGAGTTGCAGTGGGAATCGATTCAAGCTTACGGTAAGACTGCCGTACCAAAGTTAATTTATGTTAGTTTGGGCGACGAGGGTTTAGAACGACAAGTTCTAGAAAGTGGTGTGAGTTACGCGATTATTCGGGGGGAAAATACAACATCTGAGGAGATTTCTCGCCGTTGCGTGCAAGCTGTGAATTCCCCTAGAGAGTCAGTCAATTAGAATCATTCTTATCTGGAAAATACGCTCTATTGTAGGGTGGGCATTGCTGTTTCTAGGATTAACGGGACTTTGACAAAAATCTACGTCAAAAGTAGTAGAGTGCTATTTGAAATGTAAAAGTACGTTGATTAAATGCACCAAAGTTCTGGCTGGTGGGCGCTGCCCACCCTACTACTATGGTGCGGCGCTTATTTGCCGAAGTGCGATTCGCAAGAGAGTGACAAAATAAGGATATCAATAATTAATTATCAATAATCGAATAGCAATGAATTAAGGCTGGTGGGCGCTGCCCACCCTACGAAATTAATGCTTGTGGCTCCCATTATCAATTAAGAAAGTCCCGTTATCAATTATCCATTATCAATTATCAATTATTAAACCTTTCTTTCGCCTCTTCATAAGCTTGTTGCATGGCAGCTTGAATCTTTTTCGGATCGGGTTTTCTGCCGCCCATGAGTTCGCCGAAGTAAACGCAAGCCCCTTCGCCTAATGCCCAAGTATATGCACCCGCCCAAGATGCCGCGATCGCGCTGCCCAAAACCGGGATAAACTTAACTAATTCCCGCCCGATCGCTTGCGCTAAAAATCCTCCCGCGATCGCGCTAACCGTTCCTCCTGCCTGCGAAGGACTCAACTTTTGCCCGTACAAATTCCCCAATAGCCCTACCATCGACACTTGCAGCGCCGTTAGCACGGGCATTGTCGCCAGCGGCAAAGGAAAGGCAGCCGCAGTTGCAGCCATCACCGAAAAGGCTAAAATATAGCGCCGCGCAACATCCCGATATAAGTTGCCGATTTGCTGTCCCGTTTCCCCGTCCAGCAGTTGGTGAATGGCACGCGCTTCAGCTTCCGGGAGGAGGTCTGCTAAGGTATCGCGAAAGCTCTCTAAGCCATAAAATACGGGATTGTAGGCATCTTCTTCTAAAGTAAAGTCTAGGAGTACGGCGCGATCGCATATTCCCTCAAAGCTCTGTTTTAGGGCGTTGAAGGCGCGGTCAATATCCTCGAATTCTGGCGGATAGGGCGGGTGATCCTCCGTTCCGGGCGGGTAGACTTCGTGGAGGCAAGTCACCGCTAATAAAACGGGAATTTGGGGATATTGCTGGTGTAGCGATCGCGCAATTTCCCGCAGCGTATCGGTGGCAAAATCGTTAATTTTAACCGTCAGAATCAAAATCCGGGCGCGATCCTGCTTTTGCTGCAACTCTGCGCCCAATTCCTCAATAATCGCCTCTGTATTGCGATTAATATCCCCCAAGCCCACCGTATCGGTAAAAATTAACAACGGTAAATCTTCCGAAGGATAGGCATAGCGTTCTGTATGCTGGGTGTGGGGGCGAAATCCTTGCCCGACAATCTCCTCAGAAACGCCCGTCAGCCCGCGCACGATCGAACTTTTGCCCGCTTGCGGTTTGCCAAGCAGAATCGCCTCCGTTGTGGGAAGTTGGGCGCGTAAAGTTTCTAAAATTTCTGCAACTTGTTGCTCGCTGACGCTAAACCACCCGACAACTGCTTGAGTAGCAGGTTCGACAGGAAGAACTCGAGTCAGGTTAGAGGTTGCCGAGCTAAGGCGGGATGTTGCCTCATTCCAAACTTTCCCGGCTCGCTCCGTCCAAGATTCCCGCAAGGAGCGAGGGGGATTTTCTGGGGAGGTAGCTTCAGGAGAACGTTCTTCAGAAGGAGGAAAATCGGACATGGGAGAAATTACGCGATCGCTAGCTATCACTTCCTAGTGTCCCTTATTCTCGGCTCGCCTGCCTACTACTCCAGGCAGAAAGCGATTTTCCGCTTTTGTTCGCCGTCGCCGCCAAATTTTGAACTTTCTGGCTCTGTCAACTTCTGAAAAGACCTCAGAATTTTAAACTTTGAATTCCTGGCAGGGGTATAATCTATCTCAATTGTTAAAAAACTGTATTGGGAAGGTCAATTAATCAATGGAAGCCGCCTTACTACTTGCGAAGTTACCAGAAGCTTATCAACTCTTCGATCCTTTAGTCGATGTTCTGCCGTTGATCCCGCTGTTCTTCTTGTTGCTGGCCTTTGTCTGGCAAGCCGCGATTGGATTTAGATAGACCAAGAACTGAAAGGAAAAAGCGCTTGTTGGGGCATCCTAAGAGGATGTCCCATTATTTTATGCGGGGAAGGTATTATTAGAATCAGGCGGCTAAAGCAATCCCTATCTCCAATTCATCTCCAAACCCCGCACTCTGTTGTCTCCCGCGATCGCCCCTGATACCAATTCTCATTGATTTTGCACGAATCCCTAAGAGGGCATAACGGTGTTATGCCCCTACGGCGACAAATTTAGTGCAAAAGTTGTAGGAAATGGTATGAATTCTCAACCACCTTGACGAGTTCGTAGTGTCTTGCATCTTCCGCTACCCCTATTCCCCCACTCCCGATAGCTCGATTGCGGTCAATACGATGGTGACAGGGAAAACTCTCGCCCATGTTGCCATTGAGTACCGCAGAACGACGATAACTGTGGCATCAGACGTTAGCTCTACCATTCCAGCAAGAGAAAGCTTTAACTCATCTCTTGCGTTTTGAAACCGCTCGCCATGATCGTTAAAGCCTTCAAACGTTATATCTCTCGCCAACTCGACCGAGTTTCCCTGCAAACGCTGCTGGTGGGGCCGTTTTTACTACAAATCTTTGGCGCGATCGGTTTAATTGGCTATTTATCGTATCAAAACTCTCAAGAGGCCGTACAAGATTTAATCGTACAGCTAGAGAAGGGAACAAACGCGCGCGTCGAACGGCATCTCAAAAGTTATTTAGCCTTCCCCGATCGAATCAATCGCATTAATTTCGAGGCGGTCGATCTGGGGTTATTGAATTTGCAAGATTTCAAGAAAACCTCCCAGTATTTTTGGAAGCAGATGGGGGTGTTTCCGGTCAGTTATATTTCTTACGGAACGACAAAGGGCGAATTCATTGGAGTCGAGCGACTGGATGACGGTTCGTTACGCATCAATGAAGTCTCGGAAAAAACGGCCCTGGGGCGCTTGTTTGTTTACGCAACGAGTGGTGAAGGACAAACGAGCAAACTACTGGAGGTCAAAGACTGGGAACCGCGATCGGAAGCGTGGTATACGGAAACGGTGAAGGCGGGCGTGCCGATCTGGAGTCCGATTTATCAGTGGGAGGATAAACCGGAGGTGCTATCGGTTTCGGCGAATTATCCGATTTTCGATCGCGCTGGCAAAAACCTGCTCGGTGTCCTCAGTATCGATTGTACGCTCTCGCAAATTAGCGATTTTTTGCGCAATATTCAAGTCAGTCCGGGAACCCGGATCGCCATTATCGAACGCAATGGTTTGCTGGTCGCCAATTCGACGAGTGAAAAAGTCTATCGAATGGTCGGAAAAACGGCTCAGCGCCTTAAAGCCGATGAAAGTGAAGACCCCCTAGTGCGCGAGACAATGAAGCAATTGCGCCAGAAAGTCGGCAATCTCAATGCTATCCAAAGCGCGCAGACGTTTAAGTTTGAACTCGATGGCGCTGCGCACTTTCTGCACGTCGTCCCTTACCAAGATGCCCTCGGTTTAAACTGGCTGATTGTTGTGACAATCCCGCAAGGGGATTTTATGAGTCGGATCTACGCCAATACGCGATCGACAGCAATTATTTGCTCGATCGCTTTAGTCCTGGCAACGATCTTCGGAATGCTGACTGCGCGGCGGATTTTGCGGCCGATTCAGCAACTCAACCAAGCGAGCAATGCGATCGCGTCGGGGTTGCTAGACCAACAAATTGCGATGCGCGGTTCTAAAGAATTGCGCGCTTTAGCGCGATCGTTTAACTGGATGGCAACACAATTGCGCGAATCGTTTGTAGCGCTCGATCTTGCTAATGAAGAACTCGAACAGCGCGTCGAACAGCGCACGCTTGACCTTCAACAGGAGATTCAAGAACGCCAGTTAATCGAGCAAAAATTACAAATTTCCGAAGCCGAAATTCGCGGTTTTTTTGAAGCGATGAGCGAAGTCGTCTTATTAGTTGACTTAGAACAGGCTAACATCCGCGTTGCTCCGACCAATCTGGCGCGCTTCTATCCGCCTAATGCCGATATTCTCAATCAAACCATCGATTTATTTTTTGGGGAAAAAACGGAAATCGTGCGCGATCGCATCTCTCAAGCCCTTCGCAGCCAACAAATCACCACCTACGAATATTGTTTCGCGCTTGAAGAAGATGCTTGGAGAGACTTACAACCCTCAACCTGCAACCCCTTAAAGACTCGCCAGACACAAAGAGTTTCTTTACACGCGCACGACGGGACGAAACTGCCGGTCGTTTGGTTTTCTGCGAGTATTTCGCCCATTTCCGATACT contains:
- a CDS encoding adenylate/guanylate cyclase domain-containing protein, whose translation is MIVKAFKRYISRQLDRVSLQTLLVGPFLLQIFGAIGLIGYLSYQNSQEAVQDLIVQLEKGTNARVERHLKSYLAFPDRINRINFEAVDLGLLNLQDFKKTSQYFWKQMGVFPVSYISYGTTKGEFIGVERLDDGSLRINEVSEKTALGRLFVYATSGEGQTSKLLEVKDWEPRSEAWYTETVKAGVPIWSPIYQWEDKPEVLSVSANYPIFDRAGKNLLGVLSIDCTLSQISDFLRNIQVSPGTRIAIIERNGLLVANSTSEKVYRMVGKTAQRLKADESEDPLVRETMKQLRQKVGNLNAIQSAQTFKFELDGAAHFLHVVPYQDALGLNWLIVVTIPQGDFMSRIYANTRSTAIICSIALVLATIFGMLTARRILRPIQQLNQASNAIASGLLDQQIAMRGSKELRALARSFNWMATQLRESFVALDLANEELEQRVEQRTLDLQQEIQERQLIEQKLQISEAEIRGFFEAMSEVVLLVDLEQANIRVAPTNLARFYPPNADILNQTIDLFFGEKTEIVRDRISQALRSQQITTYEYCFALEEDAWRDLQPSTCNPLKTRQTQRVSLHAHDGTKLPVVWFSASISPISDTEVAWVARDITARKQAEEALERKALRDTLLGQISRALMEKDIKAAIQFALQQIGQLTHSDRTYITHYNPECSEFFNSHTWSDPNILTCPINGGKINALTRPWLFECYQASQPIYISSIEDLPIDAIRERKAMQDQDIQSMLHVPMFYSNRIVGFIGLEAVESRTLWSEEDIQMLALVGEIVALAQARHDAEEALRLERERADRLLLNILPAPIAEQLKQNRTPIAQDFEEVTILFADIVGFTNLAASLQPLELVTLLDEIFSTFDELAASLGLEKIKTIGDSYMVAAGLPLPREDHSDAIASMALAMQAAISFVQTTPAFQALQHPYRLQLRIGINTGRVVAGVIGTTKFIYDLWGDAVNIASRMESLGEPGKIQVTEAIYNQLKDRYRFEKRGTIPVKGKGEMTTYWLLGREK